In Humulus lupulus chromosome 7, drHumLupu1.1, whole genome shotgun sequence, the following are encoded in one genomic region:
- the LOC133792346 gene encoding uncharacterized protein LOC133792346 — translation MTWAEFQHAFNDKYYNATVWESRLHEFATLTQGNLMVIKYALKFDRLAKFATYLVPINATRVDCFVRCLKPMIARDVEIVSVEGNGIFSQVLERALTIEKKENRIWKEGAAKREARKNASQGHNSNDHKRKGSDQAGQSSQDKRDNDNKGNNLNGSKEWVLYPECDKCKKPHQG, via the coding sequence ATGACTTGGGCAGAATTTCAACATGCTTTTAATGACAAGTACTACAATGCTACAGTATGGGAGTCACGGTTGCATGAGTTTGCAACCTTAACTCAAGGGAATTTGATGGTGATAAAGTATGCACTAAAGTTTGACAGGCTTGCCAAGTTCGCAACATATTTAGTGCCAATCAATGCAACTAGAGTAGATTGTTTTGTTCGATGCTTAAAGCCTATGATAGCCAGAGATGTCGAGATTGTATCAGTAGAGGGAAATGGTATATTTTCTCAGGTTCTGGAAAGGGCCCTCACTATTGAGAAAAAGGAAAATAGAATATGGAAGGAAGGTGCTGCTAAAAGAGAGGCAAGAAAGAATGCCTCCCAAGGTCATAACTCTAATGATCATAAAAGGAAGGGAAGTGACCAGGCAGGGCAGTCAAGCCAGGATAAGAGGGACAATGATAATAAGGGAAACAATCTTAATGGTAGCAAGGAATGGGTACTGTACCCAGAGTGTGATAAATGTAAGAAGCCCCACCAAGGCTAA